CAGAGGACTCCTGCTCAACAGTAGCAGACCTTTGAACCTTCGTTGCGTGGTCACTAGAGAGCTGACCACTACACATTTCACTGGCTGATTTATGTAGTATGACAAATTGCCTCGAGTTTGGACAGAAAGGTGACAGACAACATGCTGCTCATTTTGCCCTGTTAAAAGAAAGAGCATCATGGTAAAGCAACCATATATTTTATTCTTCTTACATTAACGTTTCAAGTTTGATGGTTACATTTCTTTTCAAATACAAATTTTACTACTCCTGCAACTCTTCACTCCAACACATCTTAGTGCATTGCAGCCTGATTCTGGAAGATGTTAAACATTTTCCAGCTGAAATTGTTAGGACACTCAGTATCTTACAGGACGGGGCCCAAAGAGTACACACAGCACTTATTCACTGTCAGTCTTTACTTGGACAGAATACCAAGGCTTTAACCAACTGTAGCAGTGCAGTCACCCCGCTCCAGTcagaaaggggttaaaagcatccaggagaggctggttgggtAGTCAGCCACAGGTGTGGTTGCACCCAATTAGGGCACTGCTGGCCCTGAAAagagggcaggctgggagagtgagagagactcttgctccagctggggagaagagagaaccAGGTTGCCTAGGAGAGCAAGCAGGggtaccttggacagagcagtactGGGAaagggcaggctgagctggggggctctggcctggtgACCTCACAGGTTGAGGCCTTGCAGCAAAGGCCTGAGGAGATactagggctgcagggaggcagccaggCCAAAAAAAGGCAGTAGGttcaacccccttgccaatgatgagcgGCCATTTCAGACTGCAGTTTTCCCCTGAGAGAATgggttagatgatgactggcaggagccactgaggcaaggtgggtatagGGGGttgggttcccctgggtggggagagccAGAATGTGGAGGCACTGCCATAAGGCAGCACCCCAaagaaaggggcaccagggtccggaAGGGACACGGGGCCAGAGGTGGTGGAGACAACAGGGCAGGTAACAAAGGGCGAGAAACCGGCCAGAGGAGGTGCTCCTGAGCTGGATGAGCTCATTCCTGGACAACCAGCCTGAGGAGCCGTGCCAGTGACTGCACGCCCTGCTACACCAACTTTATATAAAAATGTTATACACCCATTACAGCAGATCTCCACTTCTAGTTTACCACACGACACGCTGAAGAGACTTACAACTAGGTCCAAGAAACAATGTCTAGGTCAGCTACATGGGAGGCACATGAGGATTAGACTCTTGGTCTATTACTTCCCAGGAGTAAGTAAGTGCATTCAACTTGTGTGGGAAATAAGTGTATAACATAACTAAACAGAAACCTTTTCAGCCAGCTAAGGAACAGtgtggtataaagggagtgttaTAACAGGGTGTTATAAAGGGAGTCCGATTTTTATCAGGGTCGCAGCAACACATGACTCTGAGGGAGGGTGAATATAAAAATCATAAACAGCATTTcaaaagagagggggaaattgCCACTTAATTATATGGCCCACTTTTGCTGAGAAAGGATTTGATTCCTGGGGTCTccataaattttttaaaatagaaaaagatgGTACCCGTAAAAGGTTTGTTGACACTTCAGCTAGACCAAGAAAGATTTTGAGGCTTGCCTGAGAGCAAGGCTCCCATGATGTTTCACAGGGAAGATGAAGCTAACTTTACAGAGTGGAATTTTACTGAGCAGTAACCCTTAGAATATTTTGAAAATGGTTGTCGGAGATATTTTATCAATGTACTACCTGCAAGACACAAAACAAATAAACGTCTAAAATAAGGGCTTAAAAAATGACTAACCAATAGATGTGGAGACAGTTCAAAAGTTGCAATGTTATGGGGAATCTTGGAAAGACCTTAAGATAACAAGTTTGTACCAAAAAGAGGAAATACATAAGGACCAGAATGATACATGATAACGGTAAAAATAATTGCCCTTAAAAATCAGGAGGAAGTAGAGTATCTGCAGACTGAATGCATGCTGTCAGGGAAATATAGGGAAAAGTCTTTCACAGCTGTTGGTAACTATTTCTCTCAGTGTATGTGCTGTGTTTACTAAGCATTAATAAATCCAATCAAGCTAACTTATCCGAGGTTTGTTATTATTAAACTAACTCAGACTCAAGAGAACCCCTCTCACTAAACATAATCacagtttttaaattattattggtTATTGATTAGACGAATTGTTAATTCTTGATTAATTAAATAGTACTTTGGAAAGTCTAAATTAAGGGACAGGCCCAAATAAAggtaacattttaattttggaaCAACAAGGATCAAATACTAACAGTGGCACTGTTATAACCTTTACAAGCCATATTGGCTGGAGAGTAAAAGGGTTCTCAAATTTATATTTAGATGATCAGACAATAGATTTGTTGCAGAAACTCTTGCTAAGCTCGCCATTGGAGACAAACACTAAAgaagaaataataaatacaaataaaataagttaaaaatGTACCAATTAGAATGGATTTAGAGAAATATGACTTTGGAGGGAATAAAAAGATATGGTGTCATCATGCAAAAAGAACCAGCTCCCATCCTAGTGGATTATACTATAATATCTCTCAACGACTTTTACTTACTCGTTTCACGGAGTGATGCACGGGAGAAGCGGGTCACAAAACCAACATGATACATTAGATGGCTCTCCATCTCACTTTCTTCTgtaaaggtgttttgtttttcaggcaCCACCAAAAAGATCAAGTCGTCATCCTTTGGATGAAGCTGTTTTGCCAGATCACTTTCCCGAATGCATGCTACCGGGAACAATGTAAAAATTAACATGGGCACAGCCAGCCGTATTTGGGTAACCACTGAACTATTCATTTATTGCAGGCACTTCTGAAATATgcatctaatttttaaaatggttaaaagttACAAAAATGCAGACTTTACAGTGtgtgacctgcccaaggctcAAGGAATCTATGCAAGAAGCAGGATTATAACTCAAGAGTACCTGGTTACCAATCTTGGACTCAGATCAGACACATGAAACCAAATAAGCCGAAAAGCTACTTCATTCCCATCTCCTTTTCCAGGAAATTTGTCATCAAACAATTCTAAATGGGTCAGATctgatatattaaaatatttagaaaacagCTTGGCATAGTGAGCAATTTTGAAGCATGAATTCCTTGCATGGGGTACTTTTCACCAACATGTATTTTGTAccttttttcaaacaaacaatggAAAAGTCTTATAAATCTGGGCATTCTGGATGTCACATGCAAACTGCTCCTATATAATGAGGAGTAATAGTTGTGCCATATCCGACTGGCACAGTGTTTTCTCTAGATTGGCAATAAAGTACATTTCTGTTTATGCATTTATACCAAGGTCATCACTGTATTTGTAACTAGGCCTCAGGTTCGACCTGTAACCACAACATAAATTTGAGCATCTCCTACACCTATTTCTACTACTCAGTTTTAATTCATTAATTCAATTCATTGTATTTTTGCCTATTTCCCCAGAAAACTGGGTGTTTTCATAAATACTCACCTGTAAAATCTGCTCGATTCAAGTCAGCGCAGAAATTTTGTAAGTGCAAATGataacaatttttctctcttgtTTTCTGGTTTTCTATCCATTCCTGTGCAACCTGCATGTAATAAAAGTGGAAgttatatgaaaatattttaggAGGTTGTTTTTCATAAGGATAAATTACGTTCTAAAATTACACCATGATTTGTCATGACTAGTGAAGAGCACCAGTACTGAAGCGAACTGGCAGAAATGAAGCGAAACCGATGGTACTGTTGCAGGTCAAGATATAAGGTGACCTTCAAAATGGAACAACATTCAATATTTGTGCAAGAAAGAAGCCTGAAAGGGTTTTTCTTACCAGTCTGCTCCAAAAACAgtttttctgttagtttttttacTGTCAAGTCTTATCTGCCCTGTTTCTGCTGAAGGACTTTTGGGGGGATGCAAAGGTGGAGCTTGAAAGCACTCTCAGACGCTAATTGAagggacaaggtgagtgaggtaataatttttattggactaacttttgttggtgaaagagacaagctttcaagcttacacagagttcttccttAACTGAAGGGACAGGGATACTGTATCTTTACCAGAACACTTTTCTAGCAAATGTTTGTGTTACACTGATGTTAAAGTTTTAAGCAGTCTGAAATAAGATCATTTCCCATATCAACTGGATCTCTTTTACAAAGCTTCTTGATGTCATAAGCCTGACTGATCTATTCATTCTTAACAtatttttggaaaacaaaatagCCAAGACCTGACTTTTTCTTGTAAAAAGACATTGCGATTTTCCCTTTTAGGTCTTCTTTATACACTATGAAGAAAAAGGggcacaaacccaatttttccctTTGCAGGTGGCCTTTTTAAAGTTAACTGAAAGAGCTCAGTTATAGTGGATGGGAGTGCAGAGGGCATGGCAACAGTGCTCATGGAATGTCATTTTTTTGAGCACTAAATTAAGCTATAACATTTTAAGCTCTAACCCTGTCCTTTCCACAGAAATGTACAAATatcattaagattttttttttttttaaatcaaggcacaataacattttcagaagttaaGAAGAGCAGGTACCTAGTTCTTTTAGCTCTTCCTAAAATTTTCTATGCTTGATGAAAACAAACTTAAAGTGGTAACAGTTTCATAAAAAAAGCAGATAAGTTACTTACTGTTTCAAAGGCATTTAGCATCATCAAggggaaaaatatattaaaatagtcATTGTATCCCTGAAATTTGACAGGAACAGAGACCATAATTGATTGAAGGAGATTATGTGGAAGTCCAAACTGGCTGAAGTTGACAAACATTTCATAGTTCCATTTCAGAATCTCTGTAACAAAAATACTATGATCACGCTGTTGAGTGACAAGAGCATTTGCTTGTGGAAAGGAAGGGAGACCTCTTGCTTGCCCTGAATGAGCCCCCAAGGCAGACCTGTTGGGAAAACATGAAGTACTGTTTGTCTGCATGTTCTGGGGCCGGAGAACATTGCTGGAACTCTGGGACTGAAGACTATTGCTGAAACTTGGGGTCTTGACTATCTGGTTCTCTGTCAATACAGCTTTTGGATTCCCTGTCTTGGACACTCTGGATTTTACCACATTTGACTTGGCTTTTGATGACGAgtgctttgaaatattttcaaGATCCTTCGTGAGGTTGGCACTCCGTGAAGAGCTATTTGAGCTGAAAATTTTAGTAGTGGAAGGTTTTTCAGGCTTACGAGGTGGTAAAGCTGGCTTGACAAAGAGATGATCTGAAGCATCAGAGGCAGAATGCTTCCTACAGTACTCCACTGTCTTTTCCACCTGTTCTGTACAATCTTTGTACTTGCATTTCACAATACCTAAGGGCTCATTCTGCAGCAGACTTTCAGTAGCATCTACTTCCGTGTCTACTAGCTCTTTTTCACTAGCTATTATAATATCGCCAACATTTTCCATCTGCGAACACATTTCCATATCCACAGGATCTAACtgagttaaaaataaatcatCATCACTCTCTTCATTTAATTTAGGCTTGCTCACTTCCAGAGTTGCCCCCTCAAAGTTAGGTGTAGATGGGGAAACCAGAGGGACAACATATTCTCTCTCTGCAGTTTCATTTTTGTAGTCTCCATTTAAAGATGAAGAAAAACATGATTTGATCTGTAATGCAGGAACTGCCATATTGTTTTCTTCTATTTTCATGTTAGATTCCTTAGAACCATGTGGAGCCATTTTACTCATGTGTGTAGTTTGGACTTCCTTTCTCCCAGGTGAGAAGctttttctcacttttttcccATCATTGCTTGAGGGACACCATACCCGCTCAGCTGtgcttgctttttgtttttcactAGTTCCCGCAGCAGATACTGGGTCAAAATCCACAGGCTGTTGTATTGGgtgctttggatcagacttttcagttatttttttccttctgcccTCAGAACTTCCTATCTgatttttccctctccccacttgTGTGGGTCTTATCTGCCTCCGAAACGGAAGATCTTGGCAGGCTAACATTTTTCTATTATGTTTTGTAACTAGATTCTGTGGAGCAATTAAtttagttttttgtttctgtGGAGTCTGAACTGCCCCAGCAGCTTTCCCATAACTGCGCAATTCAGCCAGACTATCTAAGGATCGCTGGGATAACTCAAATGCTTTGCGGGGGGCCTTTTTTAGGCCAAGTTTGACCACAGTTGAAGTTGGCTCAGGACACTGGTGAACTTTCTTTGGAGGAACTACAGCAGGGGTTGACCTGCAAGGCTCAGTATTTCTAGAACTAGTCTgaggaagttttttgttttgcacaGTTTTAAGGCTCACTTTTCTGGGACTTCTAAGGGCAGTTCTTACCAACTTGGATTTTGCTAAGCTTTTGCCTGGGCTTAAAGTGCTTTTTTTAATAGTCAACTTTGAAGCTAATGATACACTAGATGCAGATGCTCTGGGTTCCATCAAGCCTGTGTTTTTGGCATGGTCTTTAGCAACAGCATCTGGCTGAGTAGAATTCTCAGACTGAGCAGTTGCATTTCCCTGGATAGCAGGCTCTTGAAAAGTTGCCTCAGATTTCGTGCCAGTTTTACTAACTTCCTTATGAGACAGAGAATCTACCTGCCTTTCAATGACCTCTTCTGCTTTTTCAATGACATCATCACTGATATAATCTGTATCATAACCCCAGTCATTTATACGATCTGCCAACTCAAAACTATCTGAAGCACATTTGCTTGTTGATGTCAAGTTAGAGTCTTGTTCCTGTGCCTGATTCACTTCCTCATCATTTATCTGAGAATCTTGCCAGACTGAAAAGACATCGTCTTCAGTTTCAAACTCAAAAAACTGAGAATTATGTTCCTCACATGGCAAAGGGGAGCTATGAGTCTCCAATTGCTCTTTTTTGTTTGCACTATCAGAAACATAGTCAGGTgttaaaggctgtttttctggACACATATACACATCTTTTTTTACtggtttcttaatatccaacttTTTTTCCTCATCAGAAGAAGAATCTGAAATGACGATGACTTCATTGTTGGGACAATCTGCATCAGAAGAGGACTCATTACTTTGGCCCTTTGTGGATGATCTAACAGCACCTTTTACTTTCCTTTTAATGTGACTCAGACGTACTGAGCATTCTTGGCTTGAATCAACAGGAAAATTGACACCTTTGGCATAAGCGGCTAAGGATAATTTATCAAGGTCTCTATCGATCTGAGAGTCTGTTAAGGGGCTAGCTCCAAATTGCTTCACCAAATCACATGCAACTGCTGCATTATCttcattatttcttttttcctctgaatcgccttctcttttaaaatatcttgAAAAATTTAACAGTCTGTCAGTTGACTCATGCTTAATTAAGAGCGGACTGATTAGAGGAGCATTCCTAGGTATCTCCTCTTTATTTTCAGAACTAGATAGACTGTTAAAATTTGCTGAAGTTTTATCTGTACGTAGCATGCTCACTTTTTGATCTTTGAGGTCACCTCTCTTTGGGCATAAACTGCCAGAATTAGACTGTCCTTGATCTGGTATTTCTGTGTTCAGGTCTTTATTCAGTAAAGGCTTTGGCAAAGAACTTGATCTTCCTGAAAGGGatctctttttctttaaataatgtATAAACGTATCAAGTGGAATATTGTCTTCTTCACCTCCACTTTCACTTTCTTCCAAACCAGCCTCTTTTTTAATGGAATTTGAATAATCTGCCTTGGTGTCATTTGATTCCTGCTTAAGAGAGAGCAGCTTGATTTGAAAAGTACTGTTCATGCTATTCTCCTGTTTATTTTCAGAAGCGTTTAAAGTATTAAAGTTAACTGAGGTTTCACCTTCATTCAAAATATTCACTTCCTGATCTCTGCTGCCATCTTTACTTGTACAGAGACTCTCAGAGCGAGACTGTAGTTGGTCTACTTCCGAATTTGAAGCTGATTGCTTCATTAACTTCAATAGttttgtggcccaatcagcattCTGTACCTGGGTTTTCAAATTTGTGATTTTATCAGGATCTACTTTAAACTTTGAACAGGAATTAGGGGAGCAACTTCCATCCTTTCCATTTGAGCTGTGAGTGTCTTCATGAGAACTGGAACAAGATTGAGCATTCAGACACTCTGGCATCCTCACTTCTGTTTCGTCTCTCTCCAATATAGCATGACTTTTGAAATCACAGACTTGAGGACTTGTGTTGAAGCACTGTTTAAGTAAGGAGTTATTCTTATTTTGGTTCCCCTGCACTTGGTAGTTGTTTCCATTTTTATGGGTATCCCTGTGTATTTTTGTTGCTCCAGAGCTATCGGGATGTTCACATTCCTGAAATGACCTATCATGAGGTTCTTTTTTAATATCTGTCAAAAGGCATTCTGCAGTTAcacataattttgtattgttaaaaGACATTTCCCTATATTCCTCTTCCCAGATACCTCTTCTTCTTGGGGAAGAACTCTCTTGACAAGCCTCATCGCTCCCAGATGCTAAAGAAAATGGGGGACTGAGGCTATCCCTGTATTGTATATTCATCTGACACCTGTCACTGGCTGTCCCTTTCTCTTGCTTTATAGGAATGGTGGGCAAATTTGTACAGATCACGCTATTTTCCACAGGTATGGAAGCATTTGATGATCTGTCCTTTATACTTCTTATTACCTGCTTTAAACACATTTGCAATTCCTGAGTTTCCCGGTTGTTCAGCTGCCAACCCATAGGTAAGTTTCCACGCAAAAGCAGATTGAGTTTATCTAGAAACTGTTTGCAAACAGTTTGTTGCCCTAACTGGTAGCCTTCTCGAAGAAGGCTGCGTATCAACTGCACGCAAGCATGCTGTACAGAGTTAGAAGCCTGTGAAGATATTGTTGGTGTAAGTTTAGGAGCGTTTCCAGGTGCTTTTTCAGAGCAGCGCATAAATGCTATAGTTGGAAGTTTAGCACATTTCACTACTGCTTCCACCCATTCCTGAGAGCTAACCCAAAGCAAATGCAGGCACTTTTTATTTCTGTGTAGTTCAACAACTGACAccaaaatcaggatgaaaaattCAGAAACTTTGTCACATTGCTGGACTCTTTCACTGAGAAAGCCTTTGATTTCCGAGCACAGATGGTGAATGACCTCTACTATATAAGCCACGCCCAAGTCCTTGAGGTCCATTAGGGACTGAACAAAAGGAATAAACCATAGAAATGTGCTGTTATGGACACGCATATCTTGGCCAATATCAGATTGAAGCACATTAGCCAATGTCTGCATATCTTCGTACATGTTGGGGCAATAATCCGGACAAATGGCTGTCTTCCATCCAGTATCCTGAAATAGAAAAAGACAAATCAACTATTCATTAGGTATTTTGCACAATATCACTCTTATTATTCATTTGGATTGCTTTGATTTACCAAACAATACTCTCAGCCAAAAATTTCTTTTAGCTTCCACCCCTACAAATAGTGCTCATTATTTATTTATGGGCACTGATTTGATACAGCAGTTCAGTGGCATCCTAGAAATCAGTTACTAACCATTTTACCTCTACAGTCTAAACAAGACCAAACTCTACCATACACAAGGAACTTCTCCAAGTCCCAAAGAATAAACCATGAGATTAAAATATTGAAAACAGTTCACTTAGTCATTTAAAAAACCAAAGCACCAGTCACAGTATGTAGTATGAGTTTCCATGTCAAAGTGTCAAATgtactttattttaaatgtttacagACTCTGCACTATTTTGATATCAGATAGTCACAGCACTTTTGCTTAAGATACAAAAGTTGAGTGACAGTTATGATGCAAGTGTGTTCCTTATAAACAGAAACAGTTAAAAAAGTAAGTTATGTATGGGTCCAAAGTATTCAGTAGATCAAACATTTAATGGCATGTCGCTTCATTACATATTTAGCACAGTAGTTTAAAAATATCCATAAACCGACAAAAAGGATataaaagggacactgtcaaataAAAATCTAGGAAACTTAAAAATGGGTAAAAAGTATTTCCACGTACAAACACCTGTCTCCTAGTTCCCCTACCAATTTTTGTTTTACCACAACACATGcccattttataaaatgtttctctctcctccattgCTCCACGAAAGATCCAcacaaacaggaagaaaaatgaCTGACTATACTGGGTAAACAGTGAACGTGCCTAGAGACAAACTTCTATCCAGTGCACACAAATTacaaatagagaaaaataatATATCTGA
The DNA window shown above is from Lepidochelys kempii isolate rLepKem1 chromosome 16, rLepKem1.hap2, whole genome shotgun sequence and carries:
- the SETX gene encoding probable helicase senataxin isoform X2, with the translated sequence MSTCCWCTPGGSSTTQFLRTYASKTLSPEDRAAANDDLCYCLECVVEYHKARDELPSLLQEILWELETSRLIDHFEKSMKTDIEEDDELFIVDDNGETKLSGYTGPDFENNLRVPLLEILKYPYLLLHERISELCVEALCKMEQVNFSFQVFDKHPGIYLLLVHPNEVIRRWAILTARNLGKVDRDDYYDLQEVLTCLFKVIELGLFDSPDIYSSSMIEKGKLILLPSHLYDTTNYKNYWLGICMLLTVLEEQAMDSLLLGPDKQNDFMQSILHTMEKQTDDESIDPFWPALHCFMVILDQLGSKVWGQLIDPVQAFQTIINNVSYNNEIKNIRNSSRRTKSEPESNYEEEMVTCSQIVYNYNTEKPKKDTGWKTAICPDYCPNMYEDMQTLANVLQSDIGQDMRVHNSTFLWFIPFVQSLMDLKDLGVAYIVEVIHHLCSEIKGFLSERVQQCDKVSEFFILILVSVVELHRNKKCLHLLWVSSQEWVEAVVKCAKLPTIAFMRCSEKAPGNAPKLTPTISSQASNSVQHACVQLIRSLLREGYQLGQQTVCKQFLDKLNLLLRGNLPMGWQLNNRETQELQMCLKQVIRSIKDRSSNASIPVENSVICTNLPTIPIKQEKGTASDRCQMNIQYRDSLSPPFSLASGSDEACQESSSPRRRGIWEEEYREMSFNNTKLCVTAECLLTDIKKEPHDRSFQECEHPDSSGATKIHRDTHKNGNNYQVQGNQNKNNSLLKQCFNTSPQVCDFKSHAILERDETEVRMPECLNAQSCSSSHEDTHSSNGKDGSCSPNSCSKFKVDPDKITNLKTQVQNADWATKLLKLMKQSASNSEVDQLQSRSESLCTSKDGSRDQEVNILNEGETSVNFNTLNASENKQENSMNSTFQIKLLSLKQESNDTKADYSNSIKKEAGLEESESGGEEDNIPLDTFIHYLKKKRSLSGRSSSLPKPLLNKDLNTEIPDQGQSNSGSLCPKRGDLKDQKVSMLRTDKTSANFNSLSSSENKEEIPRNAPLISPLLIKHESTDRLLNFSRYFKREGDSEEKRNNEDNAAVACDLVKQFGASPLTDSQIDRDLDKLSLAAYAKGVNFPVDSSQECSVRLSHIKRKVKGAVRSSTKGQSNESSSDADCPNNEVIVISDSSSDEEKKLDIKKPVKKDVYMCPEKQPLTPDYVSDSANKKEQLETHSSPLPCEEHNSQFFEFETEDDVFSVWQDSQINDEEVNQAQEQDSNLTSTSKCASDSFELADRINDWGYDTDYISDDVIEKAEEVIERQVDSLSHKEVSKTGTKSEATFQEPAIQGNATAQSENSTQPDAVAKDHAKNTGLMEPRASASSVSLASKLTIKKSTLSPGKSLAKSKLVRTALRSPRKVSLKTVQNKKLPQTSSRNTEPCRSTPAVVPPKKVHQCPEPTSTVVKLGLKKAPRKAFELSQRSLDSLAELRSYGKAAGAVQTPQKQKTKLIAPQNLVTKHNRKMLACQDLPFRRQIRPTQVGRGKNQIGSSEGRRKKITEKSDPKHPIQQPVDFDPVSAAGTSEKQKASTAERVWCPSSNDGKKVRKSFSPGRKEVQTTHMSKMAPHGSKESNMKIEENNMAVPALQIKSCFSSSLNGDYKNETAEREYVVPLVSPSTPNFEGATLEVSKPKLNEESDDDLFLTQLDPVDMEMCSQMENVGDIIIASEKELVDTEVDATESLLQNEPLGIVKCKYKDCTEQVEKTVEYCRKHSASDASDHLFVKPALPPRKPEKPSTTKIFSSNSSSRSANLTKDLENISKHSSSKAKSNVVKSRVSKTGNPKAVLTENQIVKTPSFSNSLQSQSSSNVLRPQNMQTNSTSCFPNRSALGAHSGQARGLPSFPQANALVTQQRDHSIFVTEILKWNYEMFVNFSQFGLPHNLLQSIMVSVPVKFQGYNDYFNIFFPLMMLNAFETVAQEWIENQKTREKNCYHLHLQNFCADLNRADFTACIRESDLAKQLHPKDDDLIFLVVPEKQNTFTEESEMESHLMYHVGFVTRFSRASLRETRQNEQHVVCHLSVQTRGNLSYYINQPVKCVVVSSLVTTQRRFKGLLLLSRSPLAKPIINPSYTDFCPRDLNVTSESTTSYMRDYNADQKKAIETAYAMVKEHPRLPRICLIHGPPGTGKSKTIVGLLYRILTERSGNENPAQNLNAKIKRNRVLVCAPSNAAVDELMKKIILEFKEKCQDRKNPLGNCGDINLVRLGPEKSISTDVLRFSLDSQVSHRMNRGQPGRDQDIHRKKEALDRQLDSLSRQRAMDRCDKRQRSQKLDEEIARLSRERQQLTSQLRQVGGRPQEVQASIILESHIICCTLSTSGGFLLESAFRRQGLDPFSCVIVDEAGQSCEVETLIPLTHRCSKLVLVGDPKQLPPTVISMKAQEYGYDQSMMARLHKHLEEQMEQNVTGKLPVLQLTVQYRMHPDICLFPSNYIYGRTLKTDRATEENRCSSDWLFQPYLVFDVADGHEKRNNDSFANPQEVKLVMEIMKLIKEKKNDIGFRHIGIITPYSAQKKMIQQELDREFGRGRFLASLQRLNVTITRARYSLFILGRLTTLMDNKDWNKLIQDAQRRGAIIKTCDKNYKRDTVKILKLKPTLQRPLSYPPTAALSEKATQMQACLGNDGKNKVPNRKSSNDSGILSACAGLSAQGNGVVRQAPESQALGFKGVTLPTPVQPAVRERPRDPRLARRAEATGKEQASKNSNPSALSNPDVTLSRGPDASAAHWGQISTVQPAVSKAENSNKPNQTVRQPDMLFTASHTARQDHDWRVSVSSKEARTGSKEDQKGNEWSKDKDCRTPASRRALEQPPENKDLSEAKRRKVSY